From Pan paniscus chromosome 6, NHGRI_mPanPan1-v2.0_pri, whole genome shotgun sequence, one genomic window encodes:
- the PRRT4 gene encoding proline-rich transmembrane protein 4 isoform X1: MARHGCLGLGLFCCVLFAATVGPQPTSSIPGAPVTTLTPAPQSEASMLSLNLGLNFKFHLRGPAAVWGSPVTETQPLSLGPGQEPGEEVASGLRTDPLWELLVGSSENSLTEWGSTEGGSKPRASSLLPESTSRRSGPSDGPTAPYQPRRSTVTWDTALMVTALPSSAPRPHQSELELKFDMALRAGAAPTLGHRTLPLLPSLRASLAEIAGRLGPFGFFGTTLSPLRNFSGLSPPGETTSTSSASGVSGSLGFLGTTLSLPPYSLERKLSSPSPLDPAASLSFASIATTPLDPTVPISGPDDLSPPASLGNPSGQPECGPGSCSVGELPEREGQPPEAPRPLFFLTLEADWAEARARWGLAWEAHVYGVGALFGLVALLALLALALLPWRCPPGAPCLALLDLLLLSAGTTRAFPLFYDAYGHRDRLPALAWLLLQDLPLPCLAAGLGLACLLLAQPRPPRCPAGLAALLLLGLGLAAAAALGSAAHRPLRPLRLASRGLHAFLAAFLSGLLLALSCWGGRRRRAGAPLGGSGFKGATPLPQGRSPFAPRESWRRAARTAPVAGTFGLLSGALQGYEVLHALGYGGQSGLEGPWPWWAFQLGLRLGEVGVALPLALLGLYPALCSPRVPPRCWAKLFRLSPGHAAPLLPGGWVTGPPDKEPLGSAIARGDAELLQLCALAGPGPDLLLQGGGCRGFEGAAANPAPSPASSPCSDYTVDFRPPSPINLRRSIEEALCSEALLAPGLFQGPAFEDALPGLGLYRTASLGTGGRSSERSGEASGPPAPPELPSPGAWPAGSSVSSGSFCGLSRDSSSMLLCSSPDRPPRCPLVCVLSPPRPSGSSPSLPASGSYQALSPPSRDSPEPASELQAEEALLQEQFLDACRQIDELSVGSDTIDL; the protein is encoded by the exons ATGGCCAGGCATGGCTGTCTAGGGCTGGGACTGTTCTGCTGCGTCCTGTTTGCTGCTACTGTGGGCCCCCAGCCCACCTCCTCCATCCCAGGTGCCCCTGTCACCACTTTGACCCCCGCACCTCAAAGTGAGGCCTCTATGCTGTCTCTCAACCTGGGACTTAACTTCAAATTCCATCTTCGGGGACCTGCTGCTGTCTGGGGGAGCCCAGTCACAGAGACCCAGCCACTCTCTCTTGGGCCAGGCCAGGAGCCAGGGGAAGAGGTGGCCAGTGGGCTGAGGACTGACCCCCTTTGGGAATTGCTGGTGGGCTCCTCAGAGAACTCTCTCACTGAGTGGGGCTCCACCGAAGGTGGCTCAAAGCCCCGGGCCTCCTCCCTGCTTCCGGAGTCCACATCCCGGCGCTCTGGGCCCAGCGATGGGCCCACTGCCCCCTATCAGCCCAGGAGGAGCACTGTGACCTGGGACACTGCTCTGATGGTGACAGCACTTCCATCCAGTGCTCCCAGGCCCCACCAGAGCGAGCTGGAGCTGAAGTTTGACATGGCACTGAGAGCAGGTGCAGCCCCCACGCTTGGGCATCGAACGCTGCCCCTGCTGCCCAGCCTGCGGGCCAGCCTGGCAGAGATTGCTGGGCGCCTGGGACCCTTTG GATTCTTTGGCACTACTCTGTCCCCACTCCGGAACTTCTCCGGCCTGAGCCCCCCAGGTGAAACTACATccacaagctctgcctctggAGTTTCAGGTTCTCTGG GGTTCCTTGGTACCACTCTGTCCCTGCCCCCATACTCCCTGGAGAGGAAGCTCTCCAGCCCAAGTCCTCTGGACCCAGCTGCTTCCCTAAGTTTTGCCTCGATTGCAACAACACCATTAG ACCCCACAGTCCCCATCTCTGGCCCAGATGACCTCTCTCCTCCCGCCAGCCTCGGGAACCCTTCGGGGCAGCCAGAGTGTGGGCCAGGGTCCTGCAgcgtgggagaattgcctgaacgcGAGGGGCAGCCTCCCGAGGCGCCGAGGCCCCTCTTTTTCCTGACCCTGGAGGCCGactgggcagaggccagggctcGCTGGGGGCTGGCCTGGGAGGCCCACGTGTACGGGGTAGGCGCGCTCTTCGGCCTGGTTGCCTTGCTGGCGCTGCTGGCTCTGGCCCTCTTGCCCTGGCGCTGCCCGCCCGGCGCCCCCTGCCTGGCGCTGCTGGACCTGCTGCTGCTGTCGGCCGGGACCACGCGGGCCTTCCCGCTCTTCTACGACGCCTATGGGCACAGGGATCGACTGCCCGCGCTCGCCTGGCTGCTGCTGCAGGACCTTCCGCTGCCCTGCCTGGCTGCCGGCCTGGGGCTGGCCTGCCTGCTGCTGGCCCAGCCGCGCCCGCCGCGGTGCCCCGCCGGCCTGGCTGCGCTGCTgctcctggggctggggctggcggCCGCCGCCGCCCTCGGGAGCGCCGCGCATCGCCCGCTGCGGCCCCTGCGGCTCGCCTCGCGCGGGCTGCACGCCTTTCTCGCCGCTTTCCTTTCGGGGCTGCTGCTGGCGCTCTCCTGCtggggcgggcggcggcggcgggccgGGGCGCCCCTGGGGGGGTCGGGCTTCAAGGGCGCCACACCCCTGCCGCAGGGGCGCAGCCCCTTCGCCCCTCGGGAGTCCTGGCGGCGCGCGGCGCGCACGGCCCCGGTGGCGGGCACCTTCGGGCTGCTGAGCGGAGCCCTGCAGGGCTATGAGGTGCTGCACGCCCTGGGCTACGGCGGCCAATCCGGCCTGGAAGGGCCCTGGCCCTGGTGGGCCTTCCAGCTAGGCCTGCGCCTGGGCGAGGTGGGCGTCGCGCTCCCGTTGGCGCTGCTGGGCCTCTACCCGGCGCTCTGCAGTCCTCGCGTGCCGCCGCGCTGCTGGGCCAAGCTCTTCCGCTTGTCCCCGGGCCACGCGGCTCCGCTGCTGCCGGGAGGCTGGGTCACTGGGCCCCCAGACAAGGAGCCCCTGGGGAGCGCCATCGCTCGCGGGGACGCGGAGCTGCTGCAGCTGTGCGCGCTGGCAGGGCCAGGCCCAGACCTCCTACTCCAGGGCGGAGGTTGCCGGGGCTTCGAAGGCGCGGCGGCCAACCCGGCCCCGTCCCCGGCTTCCTCTCCCTGCAGCGATTACACCGTGGACTTCCGCCCGCCCTCCCCAATCAACCTGCGACGCAGCATCGAGGAGGCCCTCTGCAGCGAGGCCCTGCTtgcgcctggcctcttccagGGCCCTGCCTTCGAGGACGCTCTGCCTGGGCTCGGACTCTACCGCACCGCCTCGCTGGGGACCGGGGGCAGGTCCAGTGAGAGATCAGGGGAGGCCTCTGGCCCCCCTGCGCCCCCGGAGCTCCCCTCCCCTGGGGCTTGGCCCGCAGGCAGCAGCGTCTCATCTGGCTCGTTCTGCGGACTCTCGCGGGACAGCTCGTCCATGCTGCTGTGTTCCAGCCCCGACAGGCCCCCGCGCTGCCCTCTGGTCTGCGTCCTCAGTCCCCCGCGGCCCTCAGGAAGCAGCCCCAGCCTCCCGGCCTCAGGATCCTACCAGGCCCTGTCCCCACCCTCTCGCGACTCCCCAGAGCCTGCTTCTGAGCTGCAGGCCGAGGAGGCCTTGCTGCAGGAGCAGTTCCTGGACGCCTGCCGACAGATCGACGAGCTGAGCGTGGGCAGCGACACCATAGACCTGTGA
- the PRRT4 gene encoding proline-rich transmembrane protein 4 isoform X2: MARHGCLGLGLFCCVLFAATVGPQPTSSIPGAPVTTLTPAPQSEASMLSLNLGLNFKFHLRGPAAVWGSPVTETQPLSLGPGQEPGEEVASGLRTDPLWELLVGSSENSLTEWGSTEGGSKPRASSLLPESTSRRSGPSDGPTAPYQPRRSTVTWDTALMVTALPSSAPRPHQSELELKFDMALRAGAAPTLGHRTLPLLPSLRASLAEIAGRLGPFGFFGTTLSPLRNFSGLSPPGETTSTSSASGVSGSLGFLGTTLSLPPYSLERKLSSPSPLDPAASLSFASIATTPLDPTVPISGPDDLSPPASLGNPSGQPECGPGSCSVGELPEREGQPPEAPRPLFFLTLEADWAEARARWGLAWEAHVYGRLHRGLPPALPNQPATQHRGGPLQRGPACAWPLPGPCLRGRSAWARTLPHRLAGDRGQVQ; this comes from the exons ATGGCCAGGCATGGCTGTCTAGGGCTGGGACTGTTCTGCTGCGTCCTGTTTGCTGCTACTGTGGGCCCCCAGCCCACCTCCTCCATCCCAGGTGCCCCTGTCACCACTTTGACCCCCGCACCTCAAAGTGAGGCCTCTATGCTGTCTCTCAACCTGGGACTTAACTTCAAATTCCATCTTCGGGGACCTGCTGCTGTCTGGGGGAGCCCAGTCACAGAGACCCAGCCACTCTCTCTTGGGCCAGGCCAGGAGCCAGGGGAAGAGGTGGCCAGTGGGCTGAGGACTGACCCCCTTTGGGAATTGCTGGTGGGCTCCTCAGAGAACTCTCTCACTGAGTGGGGCTCCACCGAAGGTGGCTCAAAGCCCCGGGCCTCCTCCCTGCTTCCGGAGTCCACATCCCGGCGCTCTGGGCCCAGCGATGGGCCCACTGCCCCCTATCAGCCCAGGAGGAGCACTGTGACCTGGGACACTGCTCTGATGGTGACAGCACTTCCATCCAGTGCTCCCAGGCCCCACCAGAGCGAGCTGGAGCTGAAGTTTGACATGGCACTGAGAGCAGGTGCAGCCCCCACGCTTGGGCATCGAACGCTGCCCCTGCTGCCCAGCCTGCGGGCCAGCCTGGCAGAGATTGCTGGGCGCCTGGGACCCTTTG GATTCTTTGGCACTACTCTGTCCCCACTCCGGAACTTCTCCGGCCTGAGCCCCCCAGGTGAAACTACATccacaagctctgcctctggAGTTTCAGGTTCTCTGG GGTTCCTTGGTACCACTCTGTCCCTGCCCCCATACTCCCTGGAGAGGAAGCTCTCCAGCCCAAGTCCTCTGGACCCAGCTGCTTCCCTAAGTTTTGCCTCGATTGCAACAACACCATTAG ACCCCACAGTCCCCATCTCTGGCCCAGATGACCTCTCTCCTCCCGCCAGCCTCGGGAACCCTTCGGGGCAGCCAGAGTGTGGGCCAGGGTCCTGCAgcgtgggagaattgcctgaacgcGAGGGGCAGCCTCCCGAGGCGCCGAGGCCCCTCTTTTTCCTGACCCTGGAGGCCGactgggcagaggccagggctcGCTGGGGGCTGGCCTGGGAGGCCCACGTGTACGGG CGATTACACCGTGGACTTCCGCCCGCCCTCCCCAATCAACCTGCGACGCAGCATCGAGGAGGCCCTCTGCAGCGAGGCCCTGCTtgcgcctggcctcttccagGGCCCTGCCTTCGAGGACGCTCTGCCTGGGCTCGGACTCTACCGCACCGCCTCGCTGGGGACCGGGGGCAGGTCCAGTGA
- the PRRT4 gene encoding proline-rich transmembrane protein 4 isoform X3 → MARHGCLGLGLFCCVLFAATVGPQPTSSIPGAPVTTLTPAPQSEASMLSLNLGLNFKFHLRGPAAVWGSPVTETQPLSLGPGQEPGEEVASGLRTDPLWELLVGSSENSLTEWGSTEGGSKPRASSLLPESTSRRSGPSDGPTAPYQPRRSTVTWDTALMVTALPSSAPRPHQSELELKFDMALRAGAAPTLGHRTLPLLPSLRASLAEIAGRLGPFGFFGTTLSPLRNFSGLSPPGETTSTSSASGVSGSLGFLGTTLSLPPYSLERKLSSPSPLDPAASLSFASIATTPLAITPWTSARPPQSTCDAASRRPSAARPCLRLASSRALPSRTLCLGSDSTAPPRWGPGAGPVRDQGRPLAPLRPRSSPPLGLGPQAAASHLARSADSRGTARPCCCVPAPTGPRAALWSASSVPRGPQEAAPASRPQDPTRPCPHPLATPQSLLLSCRPRRPCCRSSSWTPADRSTS, encoded by the exons ATGGCCAGGCATGGCTGTCTAGGGCTGGGACTGTTCTGCTGCGTCCTGTTTGCTGCTACTGTGGGCCCCCAGCCCACCTCCTCCATCCCAGGTGCCCCTGTCACCACTTTGACCCCCGCACCTCAAAGTGAGGCCTCTATGCTGTCTCTCAACCTGGGACTTAACTTCAAATTCCATCTTCGGGGACCTGCTGCTGTCTGGGGGAGCCCAGTCACAGAGACCCAGCCACTCTCTCTTGGGCCAGGCCAGGAGCCAGGGGAAGAGGTGGCCAGTGGGCTGAGGACTGACCCCCTTTGGGAATTGCTGGTGGGCTCCTCAGAGAACTCTCTCACTGAGTGGGGCTCCACCGAAGGTGGCTCAAAGCCCCGGGCCTCCTCCCTGCTTCCGGAGTCCACATCCCGGCGCTCTGGGCCCAGCGATGGGCCCACTGCCCCCTATCAGCCCAGGAGGAGCACTGTGACCTGGGACACTGCTCTGATGGTGACAGCACTTCCATCCAGTGCTCCCAGGCCCCACCAGAGCGAGCTGGAGCTGAAGTTTGACATGGCACTGAGAGCAGGTGCAGCCCCCACGCTTGGGCATCGAACGCTGCCCCTGCTGCCCAGCCTGCGGGCCAGCCTGGCAGAGATTGCTGGGCGCCTGGGACCCTTTG GATTCTTTGGCACTACTCTGTCCCCACTCCGGAACTTCTCCGGCCTGAGCCCCCCAGGTGAAACTACATccacaagctctgcctctggAGTTTCAGGTTCTCTGG GGTTCCTTGGTACCACTCTGTCCCTGCCCCCATACTCCCTGGAGAGGAAGCTCTCCAGCCCAAGTCCTCTGGACCCAGCTGCTTCCCTAAGTTTTGCCTCGATTGCAACAACACCATTAG CGATTACACCGTGGACTTCCGCCCGCCCTCCCCAATCAACCTGCGACGCAGCATCGAGGAGGCCCTCTGCAGCGAGGCCCTGCTtgcgcctggcctcttccagGGCCCTGCCTTCGAGGACGCTCTGCCTGGGCTCGGACTCTACCGCACCGCCTCGCTGGGGACCGGGGGCAGGTCCAGTGAGAGATCAGGGGAGGCCTCTGGCCCCCCTGCGCCCCCGGAGCTCCCCTCCCCTGGGGCTTGGCCCGCAGGCAGCAGCGTCTCATCTGGCTCGTTCTGCGGACTCTCGCGGGACAGCTCGTCCATGCTGCTGTGTTCCAGCCCCGACAGGCCCCCGCGCTGCCCTCTGGTCTGCGTCCTCAGTCCCCCGCGGCCCTCAGGAAGCAGCCCCAGCCTCCCGGCCTCAGGATCCTACCAGGCCCTGTCCCCACCCTCTCGCGACTCCCCAGAGCCTGCTTCTGAGCTGCAGGCCGAGGAGGCCTTGCTGCAGGAGCAGTTCCTGGACGCCTGCCGACAGATCGACGAGCTGA